The following proteins are co-located in the Vidua macroura isolate BioBank_ID:100142 chromosome 1, ASM2450914v1, whole genome shotgun sequence genome:
- the CTNNB1 gene encoding catenin beta-1: protein MATQADLMELDMAMEPDRKAAVSHWQQQSYLDSGIHSGATTTAPSLSGKGNPEEEDVDTTQVLYEWEQGFSQSFTQEQVADIDGQYAMTRAQRVRAAMFPETLDEGMQIPSTQFDAAHPTNVQRLAEPSQMLKHAVVNLINYQDDAELATRAIPELTKLLNDEDQVVVNKAAVMVHQLSKKEASRHAIMRSPQMVSAIVRTMQNTNDVETARCTAGTLHNLSHHREGLLAIFKSGGIPALVKMLGSPVDSVLFYAITTLHNLLLHQEGAKMAVRLAGGLQKMVALLNKTNVKFLAITTDCLQILAYGNQESKLIILASGGPQALVNIMRTYTYEKLLWTTSRVLKVLSVCSSNKPAIVEAGGMQALGLHLTDPSQRLVQNCLWTLRNLSDAATKQEGMEGLLGTLVQLLGSDDINVVTCAAGILSNLTCNNYKNKMMVCQVGGIEALVRTVLRAGDREDITEPAICALRHLTSRHQEAEMAQNAVRLHYGLPVVVKLLHPPSHWPLIKATVGLIRNLALCPANHAPLREQGAIPRLVQLLVRAHQDTQRRTSMGGTQQQFVEGVRMEEIVEGCTGALHILARDVHNRIVIRGLNTIPLFVQLLYSPIENIQRVAAGVLCELAQDKEAAEAIEAEGATAPLTELLHSRNEGVATYAAAVLFRMSEDKPQDYKKRLSVELTSSLFRTEPMAWNETADLGLDIGAQGEPLGYRPDDPSYRSFHSGGYGQDALGMDPMMEHEMGGHHPGADYPVDGLPDLGHAQDLMDGLPPGDSNQLAWFDTDL, encoded by the exons ATGGCAACTCAAG CTGACTTGATGGAGCTGGATATGGCAATGGAGCCAGACAGAAAAGCAGCGGTCAGTCATTGGCAGCAGCAATCATATCTGGACTCTGGTATTCATTCTGGTGCCACAACAACTGCTCCCTCTTTGAGTGGCAAGGGAAATCCTGAAGAAGAAGATGTGGACACAACACAAGTGCTGTATGAGTGGGAACAGGGATTCTCTCAGTCCTTCACCCAGGAGCAAGTTGCGG ATATTGATGGCCAGTATGCAATGACTAGAGCTCAGAGGGTGCGTGCAGCTATGTTCCCTGAAACCCTGGATGAAGGAATGCAGATCCCATCCACGCAGTTTGATGCAGCTCATCCAACTAACGTGCAGCGCCTAGCTGAGCCATCCCAGATGTTAAAACATGCTGTTGTTAATTTGATAAACTACCAAGATGATGCTGAACTTGCAACTCGTGCAATCCCAGAACTGACCAAACTCTTGAATGATGAGGACCAG GTGGTGGTGAACAAGGCTGCAGTTATGGTTCATCAGCTGTCCAAAAAGGAAGCATCTCGCCATGCCATTATGAGATCTCCCCAGATGGTGTCTGCCATCGTACGTACCATGCAAAACACAAATGACGTGGAGACAGCCCGGTGTACTGCAGGGACACTACACAACCTCTCACATCACCGTGAAGGCTTGTTGGCAATCTTCAAATCAGGAGGCATCCCTGCTTTGGTTAAAATGCTGGG GTCCCCAGTGGACTCTGTGCTGTTCTATGCCATTACAACTCTTCACAATCTCCTGTTACATCAGGAAGGAGCCAAGATGGCTGTCCGTCTCGCTGGTGGGCTGCAGAAAATGGTCGCCTTGCTCAACAAGACAAACGTCAAATTCTTGGCCATCACAACAGATTGCCTTCAGATTTTAGCATATGGCAATCAAGAAAGTAAG CTGATTATTCTGGCAAGTGGTGGACCCCAAGCTTTAGTAAACATAATGAGGACCTATACTTATGAGAAACTATTGTGGACCACAAGTAGGGTGCTAAAGGTGTTGTCAGTCTGCTCCAGCAACAAACCTGCTATTGTTGAGGCTG GTGGGATGCAAGCTTTGGGGCTCCACCTCACAGATCCAAGCCAGCGTCTTGTCCAGAACTGTCTCTGGACTCTGAGAAATCTGTCAGATGCTGCAACAAAGCAG GAGGGCATGGAAGGCCTTCTAGGAACTCTAGTTCAGCTATTAGGATCAGATGACATTAATGTTGTGACTTGTGCCGCTGGCATCCTTTCTAACCTTACCTGCAACAATTACAAGAACAAGATGATGGTGTGCCAGGTCGGTGGCATCGAGGCTCTGGTGCGCACAGTCCTCCGGGCTGGAGACAGGGAAGACATCACGGAACCTGCGATTTGTGCGCTCCGTCACCTCACCAGCAGACACCAAGAAGCAGAGATGGCTCAAAATGCAGTTCGTCTCCATTACGGACTTCCAGTGGTGGTAAAGCTGTTGCACCCACCCTCACACTGGCCTTTGATCAAG GCTACTGTTGGCTTGATCCGCAACCTGGCTCTGTGTCCTGCAAACCACGCCCCACTGCGTGAACAAGGTGCTATTCCAAGGCTAGTGCAGTTGCTGGTTAGAGCACACCAGGATACCCAGCGGCGCACTTCCATGGGCGGGACACAACAGCAGTTCGTG GAGGGTGTGCGTATGGAAGAAATTGTtgagggctgcactggagccCTGCACATTCTTGCACGTGATGTTCATAATCGAATTGTAATCAGGGGTCTAAATACCATTCCACTATTTGTGCAG TTGTTGTACTCTCCCATCGAGAATATCCAGAGAGTAGCTGCTGGTGTACTCTGTGAACTGGCTCAAGACAAGGAGGCAGCTGAAGCAATCGAAGCTGAAGGTGCAACTGCTCCTTTAACAGAACTGCTTCATTCTAGGAATGAGGGTGTTG CAACCTAcgcagctgcagtgctgttcAGAATGTCTGAGGACAAACCACAGGACTATAAGAAGCGACTTTCAGTTGAGCTGACAAGCTCCCTGTTCCGGACCGAGCCAATGGCTTGGAACGAG ACAGCGGATCTCGGACTGGATATTGGTGCCCAGGGAGAGCCTCTTGGATACCGCCCAGATG ATCCTAGCTACCGTTCTTTCCACTCTGGCGGATACGGTCAGGATGCCTTGGGTATGGACCCTATGATGGAACATGAAATGGGTGGCCACCACCCTGGTGCTGACTACCCAGTTGATGGTCTGCCAGATCTTGGTCATGCCCAGGACCTTATGGATGGGCTGCCTCCAGGTGACAGTAATCAGTTGGCCTGGTTCGATACTGACCTGTAA